One Catenulispora sp. GP43 genomic window, GCCTCGACAAAGGCGAGTACCGGGCCTCCCGCATCCGCGACAAGTCCTCGTACTACGACACGAGCCATCTGCTGCCCCGCCAGGAAGTCCTCGAGAAGCTCCGCACCGCCGAGGACGGCCCGGAGATCGTCACCCTGCTGGACCACCTCCGAGGCCGCGGCCAAGGCGACGTCTTCCGCGTCGCGCACCTGACCGACCACCCGGACCCGGACGTCCGCGAAGCCCTCGCCTACGCGCTCTACGGCTTCAACAAAAGAGCCGCTGCAGAGCTCTTTGAAAAGCTCCGCAGCGACGCGGTCCAAGACGTCCGCGAGGCCGCCGGAGCGGACGAGGACGAGGACGAGGACGAGGACGAGGAACGCTAGGGCCTCAAGCGACCCGCTTCAGCCTCGACATGACCACCGCCTCGCGCCTCAGCCTGATGAAGGCCACGGCGTCATCCAGCACATACACCCACGGCAGCACGGAGGCCACGCACCCGCCGAGCGCGAGCCAGACCTTGCAGCTGAACCAGGCGGGGCCGCCCCGGAAAACCGGAGCGGCCCCGCCACCGCCTGTCAGGCCCTCGCGTCACCCCTCGCGGGACACCGTCGCCACCTCACCGCCGTGCGCCGTCCGCCCCGCCGAACCTGCCGGGGCACCGGCCGGCGCGGAACCAGTCGCACCGCTCTTCGTGTCAGCCTTCGTCCCGACCCCGGCCGGCGTCTCGGCGCCCGCCGCGAACGCGCCGCCGACGCGCACGTGCCCCGGTAGTCCGATCACCCCGGCGACCTGCTGAGCGATCGTGTTCGGCAGCGCCACGGTGCCGCCCATCAGGAACGCGTCGTACAAGCTCGCCGACTGACCGTGCAGGTACGACAGCATCGCCGGGCTGACGCCGGTGGGCGCCGTCAGCAGCAGCGGGCCGCCGCGCAGGCCGATCATCGCGCCGCCGGACAGGGCGTCCGGCCAGGTGGCACCGGTGGCCAGGGCCACGTTGGAGTTCGCGGCGAAGAAGTCCTGCGCGACCATCAGGGACGTCGAGTACCGGTCCGCGCCGGCCAGCTTGCGCCGCGAGATCTCCGACGGCCAGGCCGGCATCTTGCCGCTCTGGTAGGCCGAGATCAGGGCCGCGTCGCCCGGTCCGCCGATGGTGACCAGTTCGGTGCCGCCGGCCGTGTCCGGGTCCGGGTTCAGCGTCTTGAGGTAGTCCAAGGTCTCCTTCGGCATGGCCCCGCCGTCGGTCAGCAGCACCGGTTCGCCGGTCGCGCCGGCGGCCAGCGCGTCCGGGAACTGCGCGCCGGTCGCGATCATCACCATGCCCGGGCGCGGGTTGATCTGCTTGGCGATGGCGACCGCCGTGCCGTAGCGGGTCTGCCCGGCCAGCCGCACCACCGTGTAGTGCGACAGCGCCGAGGCCACCGCCGGCGACAGCGCCTGCGTCCCGCCGAGCAGATACACCTTCCCGCCGGGCGCCAGCACGCGCGAGATCTCCGCCTTCACCGCCGGGTCCAGGCCCGCCGAGCCGGTGATCAGCAACGGTGCGTCAGTGCGGACGGCCAGCGCCGAGCCGCCGAGCGCGTCGGCGAAGGTGTCGCTGCGCGCGAGCACGACCGCCCCGGCCGGGATGCGGCCGTCGGCGGCGCCGTGGTTCGCGAAGTTCAGCTGTGAGGCCGCGATCGCGGTCCCGACGCGGTCGGCGCCCCACTCTCGCAGGACGTGGGAGTCGAGGACCGGCGGTGTGAAGTCCGGGTCGTCGGCGTCGGGGATGCTGCCGACCGGAGTACCGCCGGCCGCCGGGATCTCGAGGATCTCGTGGAAGGTCTCGTTGGCGTACGCGAGGTATTTCCCGTCCGGCGACCACGCGGGCTTGCTCGCGCCGTTCGGGTCGTGCGACACCTGGGTGACCCCGCTGCCGTCGGCGTTCGCGGTGAAGATCTGCGCGATGCCGCTGCCGTCCGGCCGCACGAAGGCGATCTTCGACACGTCGGGCGAATACGCCGGCTGCGAAGAGTTCGGGATCAGCTGGCTCGCGCCGCTTCCAGTGAGGCGGTACGTCGAGTGCGCGTCGCCGGTGACGCACTCGTAGATCAGCGACCCGTCCGCTTCGAAGCTCGGGCTGTGCTCCTGCTGGCAGGCGGGGCCGGTCGGGAGGCGGTAGGCGTGGCCGGCCGTGGTCCCGTCGGTGTTCTCCGAGACCAGGTTCGCCACAGCGCCGCCGTCGCCTTGTACGAACACGACGAGGGAACCGTCCCAGCTCACCGCCGGCTCGCTGTCCTTGGTCCGCACCCCGGGCACCCCGGACACCTCGGTCAGCGGCGCGGCACCGCTGCCGTCCGGATGCACCGTCGACAGGCCCGGGTCTGAGCTGTACAGCAGCCGCGTCCCCAGCGGGTTCCACGCCGTGCGGCCCTCGGACTCGGAGGAGACGGTCGCGAGCCGGGGCCCGTCCACGGCCCCGGCCGGCGCGGCGATGATCGACGTCCCGCGCCGGAACGTCAGCGGCGCGACGGTGCCCTGGCCGGCGGGCAGCGGCTGCCCGGTCGGCGCGCCGGGCGGGACCGGGCCGGTCTCGTTGAAGCGGAACAGGCCGCGGGTCGCCGGGCCGCCGTGGCAGGACTGGCTGAACTCCAACTCCATGCTGGCGACCTGGCTGTTGGGACCGTTGGTCCAGGTCAGGTCGTCGATCTTGACCGTGCCCTTGTCGTCCTCGGCGCCGATCTCGTCGCTCGGGCGCCCGCACGGCCCGGTGTTGAACTGGCTGAAGTAGAACCAGGGCTGGGTACCGCCGCCGTAGACGATGCCCTCGGTGTTCGTGTACGTCTGCCCGACGGCCCACTGCTGCCCGGACGGCATGTGGAACGAGAACCCGAACGAGGTCGGGTCCGAGGTCTCGCCGTTGTGGATCGACTGGAAGCTGATGTCGGACGACGGCGGAATACCCCCGCCGTTCAGGTCGGCATTGGCCGTCATCGCGTACGCGGAGCCTTGCTCCACCCCGGTGAACCCGCCGGTGACCATGTCCCCGGCCTGGCCCTCGACCACCAACTCCGTCGCGGGTGCCGCGGCAGCCGCGGCGGTCCCCTTCGGTGCGGCAGTCGCGGCCTGAGCCGACATCGCGGTGTAAGGCGCCGCCCCCAGAACAGCCAAGGCCCCCACAGCCAAGACCGACAATCTCTGCGCGCGCATAGGCGCACCCTCCCCAGGTGAGAATGACGAGCCGAGAGTTTTTCGTGAACGTTATAGCGAAAGGACCCCTGCTGAGCAGGGGTCCTTAGGCGTATCTTCCTACGTCAGGCGTCTACCGATCAGGCGTCGACCACCGAGTGCCCGAACAGCTTCCGGAACGGTGCCTCGTGCGCCGCCCGCAGCTCGGCCAGCGGCACCGTGAACTGCCCCTGCACCTCCAGGGAGTCCCCGTCCACGACGCCCACGCGCGCCACGGGCAGCCCGCGCGCCACGCACATGTCGGTGAACCGCAGTTCCTCGCTGCGCGGCACCGCGACCAGCGCGCGCCCCGCCGACTCCGAGAACAGGGCGACGAACGGGTCCAGCGTGCCGCCCTCGGCGTCCGTCTCCGGCAGGACCAGGCGGGCGCCGTGGCCGCCGCGCAGGCAGCCCTCCACGACCGCCTGGGCCAGGCCGCCGTCGGACAGGTCGTGCGCCGCCGAGAGCATGCCGTCGCGCGAGCCGGCGATCAGCACCTCGCCGAGCACCTTCTCGCGGCGCAGGTCCAGGCGCGGGGGCAGGCCGCCGAGGTGGCCGTGGACCTCGTGGGCCCACTCCGAGCCGCCGAACTCGTCGCGGGTGTCGCCGAGCAGCAGCAGGATCTCGCCCTCGCGCTCGAAGGCGCCGCGGGTGCGGCGGTCGACGTCGTCGATCACCCCGAGCACGCCGACCACCGGGGTCGGGTGGATGTTCACGTCGCCGGTCTGGTTGTAGAACGACACGTTGCCGCCGGTGACCGGGGTCCCCAGCTCCAGGCAGGCGTCGGCCAGACCGCGGCAGGCCTCGGCGAACTGCCACATGACGTCCGGGTCCTCCGGCGAGCCGAAGTTCAGGCAGTCGGTGACGGCCAGCGGCTTGGCGCCGGTGGCCGCCACGTTGCGGTAGGCCTCGGCCAGCGCCAGCTGCGCGCCCTGGTAGGGGTCGAGCTTGGTGAACCGGCCGTTGCCGTCGGTGGACAGCGCCACGCCGAGGGTGGTGCCCGGCAGCGCGGCGTCCAGCCGGACCATCCCGGAGTCCTCGCCGTGCCCGAGGACCGTGTTGCCCTGGACGCGGTGGTCGTACTGCTCCACGGCCCAGGTCTTGTCCGCCAGGTTCGGCGAGCCGACCAGCCGGAGCAGGGTCTCGCGCAGCTCCTCGGCTCCTCCCGGGCGCTTGAGGCGCTCGGCGGTCGGCACGTCGGCCTGCAGCGCGTCCTGCCACTCCGGACGCGCGAACGGCCGGTTGTACACCGGGCCCTCGTGCGCCAGGGTCCGCGGCGGCACGTCCACGATCAGCTCGCCGTGCCACCACATGCGCAGCCGGCCGGTATCGGTGACCTCGCCGAGCGCGGTGGCGGTGACGTCCCACTTGTCGCAGACCGCCAGGAACGCCTCGACCTTGGCCGGTTCGACCACGGCCATCATCCGCTCCTGCGACTCCGACATGAGGACTTCCTCAGGGGTCAGCGTCGAGTCGCGCAGCGGCGCGGCGTCCAGCCGCACGTCCATGCCGCCGGTGCCGGCCGCGGCCAGCTCGGTGGTGGAGCAGGTGAGCCCGGCCGCGCCCAGGTCCTGGATGCCCACGACCAGGTCGGCCGCGAAGATCTCCAGGCAGCACTCGATGAGCACCTTCTCCATGAACGGGTCGCCGACCTGCACGCTGGGGCGCTTGGCCGGGCCGTCCTCGTCGAAGGTGGCGCTGGCCAGCACCGAGGCGCCGCCGATGCCGTCGCCGCCGGTGCGGGCGCCGAACAGGATCACCTGGTTGCCCGGGCCCGGGGCCTTGGCCAGCTTGATCTCGTCGGCCCGCATGACCCCCACGCACAGCGCGTTGACCAGCGGGTTGCCCAGGTAGCAGGGGTCGAAGACGATCTCGCCGCCGATGTTCGGCACGCCCAGGCAGTTGCCGTAGCCGCCGATGCCGGCCACCACGCCGGGCAGCACCCGCGCGGTGTCCGGGGCGTCGGCCGGGCCGAAGCGCAGCGGGTCCATGACGCCGATCGGGCGGGCGCCCATGGTGAGGATGTCGCGGACGATGCCGCCGACCCCGGTCGCCGCGCCCTGGTAGGGCTCGACGTAGGAGGGGTGGTTGTGCGACTCGACCTTGAAGGTGACGGCCAGGCCCTCGCCGACGTCCACGACGCCGGCGTTCTCGCCCGGGCCGACCAGCAGCGCGGCGGTCTTCGGGGCCTTCTCGCCGAACTGCTTCAGGTGCACCCGGGAGGACTTGTACGAGCAGTGCTCGGACCACATGACCGAGTACATGGCCAGCTCCGAGGAGCTGGGACGGCGGCCCAGGATCTCGCGGACGCGCAGGTACTCGTCCTCGGTCATGCCGAGTTCGCGGTACGGCTGCTTCACGTCCGGCGTCTCAGAGGCCTTCGCGACGGTGTCGAAAGCGACGGCGGTGTCCACGAAGACGTCCGTCGTGTCGAACACGTTCTCGGAGGAGTTGCCGGTGCTCATGCGGAAACCAAGCTCTTGAGGATCGAGGTGAAGAACGGCAGGCCGTCGGTGCCCGGACCCGGGTGGGGGCCGGTCAGGTCGTCGATGGCGTACTCGGGGTGCGGCATCAGGCCGACCACGTTGCCGGCGGCGTTGGTGATGCCGGCGATGTCGCGCGCGGCGCCGTTCGGGTTGGCGGTGTAGCGCGCCAGCACCCGGCCCTCGGCCTCCAGCGCGTCGAGCGTGTGCTCGTCGGCGACGAAGCGGCCGTCCATGTTCTTGATCGGGATGACCGCCTCGGCGCCGGCCTCGTAGTCCGAGGTCCACGCGGTGCGGTTGTTCTCGATCCGCAGGGTGACGTCGCGGTTGATGAAGTGCAGGTCGCCGTTGCGGATCATCGCGCCTTCCAGCAGGTGCGCCTCGCACAGGACCTGGAAGCCGTTGCAGATGCCCAGGACCGGCAGGCCGCCGCGGGCGGCGTCGATGATCGTGTCCATCACCGGGGAGAACCGGGCGATGGCGCCGGCGCGCAGGTAGTCGCCGTAGGAGAAGCCACCGGGCAGCACGACCGCGTCCACCTGGTGCAGGTCCTGCTCCTTGTGCCACAGCGCCACCGGCTCGGCCCCGACCGCCGCCGCGGCGCGCAGCGCCTGCTGGTCGTCCAGGGTCCCGGGGAAGGTGACGACGCCGATGCGCGCGGGCATCAGGCGTTCTCGACGTCGGACGACAGCACCGTGACCTTGAAGTCCTCGATCACGGTGTTGGCGAGCAGCTTCTCGGCCATCTGCTCGGCGGTGGCCCGCAGGGTGGCCGGGTCGGCGTCCGCGAGCTCCAGCTCGAAGCGCTTGCCCTGGCGGACGTTGGTGACGGAGTCGAAGCCCATGCGAGGCAGTGCGCGCTGCACCGCCTGGCCCTGGGGGTCGAGGATCTCGGGCTTGAGCATGACGTCGACGAGGACGCGGGCCACGGGTTCTCCCATTCGCTTCAGCCGCGGCACGTCCGCGCCGGGGCTATTGGGTGGCGGTGATCCCCAGTCTACCGGCGGTTATGTGTGCTTCCGCCCGGCCGAGGAGCAGCTCGCCGGAGGCCGCGCCGCGCGCCGTGCGGACCGCCGTGACGGCCCACGCGCCGACCAGCAGCACATACAGCGCGCAGGCGAGCCAGGCGTACGCGGCCAGACCGGTGTGCCGCCACAGCCCCGTGGCCCCGGTCACACAGGTCCCCACCGGGAAGGTGAACGCCCACCAGGTCATCGCGAACGGCAGACCGCGCTTGGCCACGTCCGCGACCACCAGCAGCGCCATGAGCAGCCAGATCATCGCGAAGCCCAGCACCGGCACGCCGTAGATCACGGCGAACGGCTTCAGGGCGGCCGCCAGCTGCGGGCTGACGGCACCGTGCGCGACGTCGGCTAGGTTGTTCACCGCGGTCACCGACTGCCCGAGCGGGCCGAGGACCAGGAACAGGCCGGGGGCCGCGATGGCCGCCCCGACCTTGTGGTGCACCAGCTTGGCGAAGACCACCGGCAGGATGATCATCGTCGCCAGCAGGCTGATGCCGAACATCGCGTAGCAGCCCAGCAGCATCGTCTCGCGCGCCTGGCCGGCCGCCAGGTGCGGGATCAGCTGCGGACCGGTCGCGGCCGAGACCATCGGCGCGACGATCGCCAGCAGCCAGGCCGGAGCGGCACTGCCCTCGGGCAGCTCGTGCCGGGTCATCATCAGGTACGGGACCACGACCGTGGTGGCCAGGCCGACCAGGGTGCCGGCCAGCCACAGCGTCCAGGCCAGGCCGAGCGCCGCGCCGGTGCCGATCCACGCCCGGCCGACGATCATCGTCCCGGCCGAGACCGCGGTCAGCGCCATCGACAGGCAGCCGTAGAACGGGGCGACGGCGGGGTCGAGGATGTCGCGGCGGGCCTGGTCGGCGTGCCAGCGCCAGTGCGCGGCCCGGGCCGCCAGGACCACCGCGAGCCAGAGCGCGGCCAGCGCCCAGACCGCGGTGGCGGCCGCGCGGGGGACGCCGCGCTCGAACCCCGGCAGCCCCGCGCCGGCGTTGGCGATGATCGCCGTGCCCATGACGGAGGCGTACCAGTTCGGTCCGACGCGGCGGAAGACGTCGCGCGCGGCGACGCCGGACCATCGGGAGGCCGGTCCGGCGCCGCGGGGGCGGTGGGCCGTCGGGGAGACCGGAGTCGTCGACGTCACCGGAAGCTGGATCATGTGTGCCATGCCTCCAGCCTCGCCCGCGGCGGCCGGCCGGACTAGACCCCAACTGGGCATGAGGTCATAGAGGTCCTCTATGACCCGATGCCGTGGCCAGCGGCTTCTAGTCGAACTTCACTCCGGTGAGCCGTTCGTAGGCCTCGACGTAGCGGGCCCGGGTGGCCTGCACGACCTCCTCCGGCAGGGCCGGCGGCGGGGTGTCGGACGCGCGGTCCCAGCCCGAGGCCGGGGAGCTGAGCCAGTCGCGCACGAACTGCTTGTCGAAGGACGGCTGCGCACGGCCCGGCTTCCACTCGTCGGCCGGCCAGAAGCGGGACGAGTCCGGGGTCAGCACCTCGTCGGCCAGGACCAGGGTCCCGCCGCGCAGCCGCCCGAACTCGAACTTGGTGTCGGCCAGGATGATTCCGCGCTCCTCGGCGATCTCGCGGGCCCGCGAGTAGACGGCCAGCGTCACGTCCTTCAGATGCGCGGCCAGCTCCGGGTCGGCGATCCGCTCGGCCATCTCGTCGAAGGTGACGTTCTCGTCGTGCTCCCCGATCTCGGCCTTCATCGCCGGGGTGAAGATCGGCCGGTCCAGCCGGGAGCCGTCGACCAGACCGGGGGGCAGCGGCACGCCGTTCGCGGTCCGGTTCCGCTCGTACTCGGCGAGCCCGGAGCCGGTCAGGTAGCCGCGCGCCACGCACTCCACCGGGATCATGGCCAGCTTGCGGCAGAGCATCGAGCGGCCCCGCAGCTCCTCCTTGTAGGGCGCGAGCTCGGCCGGGAACTCGTCCACGTCGGCGCTGATCACATGGTTCGGCACCAGGTCGGCGAGCTGCCTGAACCACCACATCGACAGCTGGGTCAGGATCCGGCCCTTGTCCGGGATCTCTTGCTCCAGCACGAAGTCGTAGGCGGAGATCTTGTCGGAGGCGACGAGCAGGAGATCGTCGCCCACCGCGTACAGGTCGCGGATCTTGCCGCTGGCGAGGTGGTTCAGGCCGGTGATCACGCCCTGAAGCCTACCGGCGCTTCAGCCCGCCTTCGGCTCACGTTCGTACAGCCGCCGCGACCAGGCGTAGGACACCACCCCGATCCCGACACACCAGGCGAGCGTGACGACCAGGTCGCCGCCGATCCGGGTCCCGGTGAGCAGCCCGCGCAGCGTCTCGTTGACCGGCGTGAACGGCTCGTACTCCGAGAACCAGCGCACCCCGGCCGGCAGCGAGTCGGTCGGCACGAACCCGCTGCTCAGGAAGGGCAGCAGCATGAGGAACATCGGCGAGTTGCTCGCGGTCTCCACGCTCTTGGCGGACAGCCCGAGGCCCACGCACAGCCAGGTGACGGCCAAGGTCAGCAACAGCACCACGCCGAGGGCGGCGAACCACTCGGCCGCGTTCGCGTGCGGACGGAAGCCCACGGCGATCGCCGCGCCGGTCACCACCACGATGCCGATCATGGTCTGGATCGTGGCGCCGACCACGTGCCCGGTGAGCACCGAGGACCGTGCGACGGCCATGGTCCGGAAGCGGGCGATGATGCCCTCGGTCATGTCCTGCGCGACGGCGATCGCCGTGCCCTGCGCGGCGGCGGCCACCGCCATCACGATGATCGCGGGGGCGACGTACGCGGCGTAGGCGGCGCGGCCGCCGTGCACGCCGGCCGGGGTGCCGCTGCCGAGGCCGGAGCCGAGCGTGCCGCCGAAGACGTAGACGAACAGGAGCAGGAAGACCAGGGGCATCAGGGTGACCATGAGGGTCAGCGACGGGTAGCGCTGCATGTGGCGCAGGTTGCGGCGCAGCATGATGCGGGCGTGGATCAGGGCGTGCGAGCGGGTGTCGGGCCGGCCGTCCTTGCCGGGCCTGCCGATCTTGCCGGGCCCGCCGATCTTGCCGGGCCTGCCGTTCCTGCCGGTTTCAGGGGCCTTGCCGGTCCTGTCGGTCCCGCCGGTCTCGCTGTCGTCGAAGCCGCTACCGGCCAGTGTCGAGGTGCTCATCCTCAGGCTCCTTTCTTGCCGGTCAGCGCGAAGAACACGTCGTCGAGGTCCGGGGTGTGCACGGCCAGCGCCTCGACCTCGACCGAGGCGTCGTCCAGCTGCCGCAGCAGGGTCCGCAGGGTGCCGACCCGGCCGTCGCCGGCCAGCTGCAGGGTGAGCGCGTCGTCGTCGCGGCCGGTCGGCACGAGGACCAGCGCGGCGGCGTCGAGCGCGGCGCGGTCGGCGAAGGTCAGCTCGATGTGCCCGCCCGGGATCCGGGTCTTGAGCTCGGCCGGCATCCCCTCGGCGACGACGCGCCCGTCGTCCAGCACCGCGACCCGGTGCGCGAGCTGATCGGCTTCGTCCAGGTACTGGGTCGTCAGCAGGATGGTCGTCCCCTCCGCGACCAGCCCGCGGATGATGTCCCACATGACCCGGCGGCTGCGCGGGTCCAGGCCCGTCGTCGGCTCGTCGAGGAAGATCACCTTCGGGTCCCCGACCAGCGTCATCGCCAGGTCGAGCTTGCGCTTCATCCCCCCGGAGTAGGTGGCCGCCGGCTTGCCGGCCGCCTCGGTCAGCTCGAAGCGCTCCAGCAGGTCCTCGGCCCGCCGCCGCCCCGCCGGCCTGGGCAGCAGGTGCAGATCGGCCATCAGCATCAGGTTCTCGCGCCCGGTCAGATAGCCGTCGACGGCGGAGAACTGCCCGGTCACCCCGATCGACCGGCGCACCGCCTGCGGATCGGCCGCGAGGTCGTACCCCGCGATCCGGATGTCCCCGGCGTCGGGGCGCAGGTAGGTGGTCAGGAGGTGGACGGCGGTGGTCTTGCCGGCCCCGTTCGGGCCCAGCAGGGCCAGGATGGTCCCGGCCGGCACGCTCAGATCCATGCCGTCCAGCACGGTCTTCGCGCCGAAGGACTTGCGCAGGCCGCGGGCCCGGATCGCGAGCTCGTCCATCCCCGCGCTCACTCCTCGTCCAGGCGCGGCGCGCGGCGGACGGTGACCTCGCCGAGCTTGGTGCTGGCGTGGATCTCGACCTTGTCGACGGGCTCGCCGGGCGCCGGCTCCTCGGCGGCGTCGAGCTCGTTGTGGACCCGGCCGACCTGGGAGCTCAGGTCCAGCCAGGCCGCGCTGCCCTCCCGGACCCCGACCTCGACGTAGCCGTTCTTGGAGGTGGCGGTCACCTTGCCACGCACCACCTCGCCGATCCGCACCTCGCCGTTGGACGTGGAGGCGGTCAGGTCGGACAGCGCGCGCTCGACGTACACCCCGCCGTTCGCGGACTTCACCGTCGCCGGCCCGGTCACCAGGCCGACCTGCACCTTGCCGTTGCTGTTGGTCACCTCGGCCGCGCCGTCCACGGCGCGGAGCCGGATGACCCCGGACCCGCAGGTCACCGTGGCCGCGCCGCTGATCTCCTCGACCGAGATCTCGCCGACCCCGGAGCGCAGGTCCACCGGCCCGGTCTGGGCCAGCCGCACACCGCCGACGCCGGTCTTGAGCTGGAAGGTGCCGAGCACGCCGACCGACTCGAACTCGCCGATCTCGGCCTCCCCCCGCACGTCGGACTCGGCCGGCACTTCGATGAGCAGGTCGATCGACTCCGGCCGCCTGCTGCTGAAGTTGACGAAGCGGTTGCGCGGCTTGCGGGTGACGACGGTGAGCGTGCCGGTCGCCTCGTCGTACTCGACGCGCGTGTTCTCGGCGGCCTTGATGTCGGCGGCCTTGTCCGGGTCGCTGGGCCGCACCTCGACGACGGTGTCGGCGCGCTCGGAGGCGGCGATGCGGACGTCGGCGACGTAGAGGTCCAGCGCGATGTCGATCGCGGAGGGCGTGTTGAAGGTGGAGGTCCGGGACATGAGAAGGCTCCTTCGCTTGATGTGGTCCGGCTTGGCCGACTCGGCCGACTCGGCCGACTAGGGCGGCTTGGCCGACTAGGCCGACTTGGCCGGCCCGGCCTGATCAGCGGGCCCAGCCGCTGTAGCTGTCACCGACGATCCGGTCGCTCTTGTGCGACCCCTTGCCGCGCGCCGCGCGCCGGTCCTCGTTGGCCAGTCCGGCGGCGGCCGCCCGCACGATCCAGGCATTGACGGACAGTCCCGACGCGGCGGCCGCGTCCTCGATCAGGGCCTTGAGATTCGAGGGCAGCCGCAGGTTGATCCGCACCATGGTGGCGTCGTCGCCCTCGGCGACAGGCAGCCGCACCTCCCCGGGCGCGGACTCGCCGCCGGCGTCGGACGCGGCGGCCTCGGACGGCGCCGGGGTCACGACGAACCCGGCGTTCCCACCCCGCAGCCGCACGTCCACCGATCCGGGGGCGAGCTCGGCCGAGATCTCCTCGGCCGCGGCCGACAGCGCCTCCAGGAGGGTGAGCCGCACCGCGGCATCGAGCGGGGCCACCAGCCGGTCGGCCAGCGCACGCGTCGCCTCGCCGCCGACCTCGGCCGCGGTCGTCAGCTCCCGGCGGAGGCTTTCGACGTATCGGGTGAGTTCCATGGCTCTAGTGTGGCACCACTATGGCACCACTGCAACTCATTGTGGCTCAGCTTGGCACTACGACCTGCCATCCGTGGTGCCACCGCCGATGTTTCACGCGAAACATCCGTGACAAAATGGCCCGTTCCACCCCCGGAAACGCCGAAGCGGCTGCCAGACCGTGGTCTGGCAGCCGCTTCGGCTTGGCTCAACTCATCTCAGCTCAGCTTCGCCAGCTTCTCGAACATCCCGTCCAGCCGCTCCACGAACCGCTCCGGCCGCGTCGCCTCGTCCAGCCGCGCCTCGTCGATGGCCAGCCCGGCGGCGTCGGCCTCCTCGCGCAGCGTCTCGCGGAAGGGCCGGCCGGTCTCCCAGGTCTTCATCGACGCGCGCTGGGTCAGCGGGTAGGCCTGGGTGTCGCGCTCCAGGCCCATCTCGACCAGCTCCAGCAGGACCGTGGAGCTGTAGACCAGGCCGCCGGTGGAGTCCAGGTTGGCGCGCATCCGGTCGGCGTCCACGACCAGGCCGCTCATCAGCCGGATGGTCAGGTTCAGCATGTAGTCCAGGGCGATCGAGGCGTCCGGCAGGGCGATGCGCTCGGTGGAGGAGTGCGAGATGTCGCGCTCGTGCCACAGCGGGATGCCCTCCATGACCGGGACGATCTGGGCCCGGACGATGCGGGCCATGCCGGCCAGGCGCTCGGAGATGATCGGGTTCTTCTTGTGGGGCATCGCCGAGGAGCCCTTCTGCCCCTTGCCGAACGGCTCCCAGAGCTCGCGGACCTCGGTGCGCTGGCCGTGCCGCACCTCCAGCGCGACGGCCTCCAGGACGGTGGCCATGATCGCCAGCGCCGACACCCACTCGGAGACGCCGTCGCGCAGGATCACCTGGGTGGAGACGTCCGCCGCCGTCATGCCCAGCTTGTCGGCGACGAAGGCCTCGATGGCCGGGTCGATGTTGGAGTACGTGCCGACCGCGCCGGAGATCGCCACGACCCCGACCGCCTCGCGCGCGCGGCGCAGCCGGTCGCGGGAGCGGGCCACGCCGAAGGCGAAGTCGGCGACGCGGTGGCCCCAGACGTCCGGCTCGCCGTGGATGCCGTGGGTCCGGCCGACGCGCAGCGTCGCACGGTGCGCCAGCGCGTGGTCGCGCAGCACCGCGACCAGCTTGTCCGCCTTCTCCAGCAGGATGTCGGTGGCCTCGGTGAGCTGCAGCGCCAGCGCCGTGTCCAGCAGGTCCGAGGACGTCATGCCGAAGTGCACGAACGCGGCCGCCTCGCGCGGCTCGGTGTTGTCGGCCCACGCCGACAGGAAGGCGATCACGTCGTGCTGGGTGACGGCCTCGATGGCGGCGACCGCCTCCGGGGTCGGCGGCGCGGCCTCGCGCACCGGCTCCACGGCCGACTCCGGAATCGTGCCGGCAGCCGCGTGCGCCTCCACGACCAGGGTCTCGACCTGGGCCCACAACTCGTACTTGTGGGCTTCGGACCAGACCCGGCCCATCTCGGG contains:
- a CDS encoding cell wall-binding repeat-containing protein, whose product is MRAQRLSVLAVGALAVLGAAPYTAMSAQAATAAPKGTAAAAAAPATELVVEGQAGDMVTGGFTGVEQGSAYAMTANADLNGGGIPPSSDISFQSIHNGETSDPTSFGFSFHMPSGQQWAVGQTYTNTEGIVYGGGTQPWFYFSQFNTGPCGRPSDEIGAEDDKGTVKIDDLTWTNGPNSQVASMELEFSQSCHGGPATRGLFRFNETGPVPPGAPTGQPLPAGQGTVAPLTFRRGTSIIAAPAGAVDGPRLATVSSESEGRTAWNPLGTRLLYSSDPGLSTVHPDGSGAAPLTEVSGVPGVRTKDSEPAVSWDGSLVVFVQGDGGAVANLVSENTDGTTAGHAYRLPTGPACQQEHSPSFEADGSLIYECVTGDAHSTYRLTGSGASQLIPNSSQPAYSPDVSKIAFVRPDGSGIAQIFTANADGSGVTQVSHDPNGASKPAWSPDGKYLAYANETFHEILEIPAAGGTPVGSIPDADDPDFTPPVLDSHVLREWGADRVGTAIAASQLNFANHGAADGRIPAGAVVLARSDTFADALGGSALAVRTDAPLLITGSAGLDPAVKAEISRVLAPGGKVYLLGGTQALSPAVASALSHYTVVRLAGQTRYGTAVAIAKQINPRPGMVMIATGAQFPDALAAGATGEPVLLTDGGAMPKETLDYLKTLNPDPDTAGGTELVTIGGPGDAALISAYQSGKMPAWPSEISRRKLAGADRYSTSLMVAQDFFAANSNVALATGATWPDALSGGAMIGLRGGPLLLTAPTGVSPAMLSYLHGQSASLYDAFLMGGTVALPNTIAQQVAGVIGLPGHVRVGGAFAAGAETPAGVGTKADTKSGATGSAPAGAPAGSAGRTAHGGEVATVSREG
- the purL gene encoding phosphoribosylformylglycinamidine synthase subunit PurL, whose translation is MSTGNSSENVFDTTDVFVDTAVAFDTVAKASETPDVKQPYRELGMTEDEYLRVREILGRRPSSSELAMYSVMWSEHCSYKSSRVHLKQFGEKAPKTAALLVGPGENAGVVDVGEGLAVTFKVESHNHPSYVEPYQGAATGVGGIVRDILTMGARPIGVMDPLRFGPADAPDTARVLPGVVAGIGGYGNCLGVPNIGGEIVFDPCYLGNPLVNALCVGVMRADEIKLAKAPGPGNQVILFGARTGGDGIGGASVLASATFDEDGPAKRPSVQVGDPFMEKVLIECCLEIFAADLVVGIQDLGAAGLTCSTTELAAAGTGGMDVRLDAAPLRDSTLTPEEVLMSESQERMMAVVEPAKVEAFLAVCDKWDVTATALGEVTDTGRLRMWWHGELIVDVPPRTLAHEGPVYNRPFARPEWQDALQADVPTAERLKRPGGAEELRETLLRLVGSPNLADKTWAVEQYDHRVQGNTVLGHGEDSGMVRLDAALPGTTLGVALSTDGNGRFTKLDPYQGAQLALAEAYRNVAATGAKPLAVTDCLNFGSPEDPDVMWQFAEACRGLADACLELGTPVTGGNVSFYNQTGDVNIHPTPVVGVLGVIDDVDRRTRGAFEREGEILLLLGDTRDEFGGSEWAHEVHGHLGGLPPRLDLRREKVLGEVLIAGSRDGMLSAAHDLSDGGLAQAVVEGCLRGGHGARLVLPETDAEGGTLDPFVALFSESAGRALVAVPRSEELRFTDMCVARGLPVARVGVVDGDSLEVQGQFTVPLAELRAAHEAPFRKLFGHSVVDA
- the purQ gene encoding phosphoribosylformylglycinamidine synthase subunit PurQ, with the protein product MPARIGVVTFPGTLDDQQALRAAAAVGAEPVALWHKEQDLHQVDAVVLPGGFSYGDYLRAGAIARFSPVMDTIIDAARGGLPVLGICNGFQVLCEAHLLEGAMIRNGDLHFINRDVTLRIENNRTAWTSDYEAGAEAVIPIKNMDGRFVADEHTLDALEAEGRVLARYTANPNGAARDIAGITNAAGNVVGLMPHPEYAIDDLTGPHPGPGTDGLPFFTSILKSLVSA
- the purS gene encoding phosphoribosylformylglycinamidine synthase subunit PurS, whose translation is MARVLVDVMLKPEILDPQGQAVQRALPRMGFDSVTNVRQGKRFELELADADPATLRATAEQMAEKLLANTVIEDFKVTVLSSDVENA